In Erigeron canadensis isolate Cc75 chromosome 6, C_canadensis_v1, whole genome shotgun sequence, the following are encoded in one genomic region:
- the LOC122603880 gene encoding DNA glycosylase/AP lyase ROS1-like, with product MDIGRDGSFHGYPAQVWPTITPASQDYSDLKMNSTNGLDNGFNNGTIGTSFGGWESSNLWSDDRVSNTHKPGLYDTLFMNNMWSGIPCSDLLALADPAIAVTRKGSGDGYDNIIGGGCVGIGRVVCDDNEVNVQPQSQDVGCVPDSPQNEHPDETRYLFDLNSIPILTEPELITSSPSELPPVTPKPTRRAGRRGKLSDIIYSTQVETTDQDVINLEQPELIIEQSQNDLEVEEDFEEGSSDDLYLKKTPQLKQRTKIRKCRNLEQSKLITEQSQGDILQLEIDEDFEDGSSDGLDFKKTPQPKQRRRRRRRKHRKVEQPKVITEQSQDDVRQLEVDEDFEEGSSDNLDLTKTPQPKERRRKHRPKVVIEGQTKSANKRTPKPDGSKGNKKYDATGTPTNKGTNEVTDRTISRPVRKTCRRRINFGDEWDFEGSDFEFIFESQVLSPITPAKSETKKDAENKCSKAKQKIDFSRSNIVSRDNSSCSTSAGFKKDASGICYKSLEAYRSKIPTFPSTYKRKRTELRYTSIISWAKSSVWSPERLTLNGVNHQSYKNILGFGNLENIRKKRSKGIKRMRDLKSLTQMIEGKQHTCMEALAADFGFNRAAKKRTKRNSTMSSSSYYNHWFLTNYIGLQSNFRWKNTYDMDALINQFENLGLKNQRVEQDQKALVPYLTRYQEKKALVPYTTRYRQKNSVVLYQQNRSLVPFEDSDYEEKSGKLRPKVELDDETDRVWRLLLEDINSQGIDGIDEDNSKYWEEERNVFSGRAASFIARMHLVQGDRRFSRWKGSVVDSVTGVFLTQNVSDHLSSSAFINLAARYPLKSKSSTEPPHEEKSSISVSEICQLDLEETTRWQDNSNLQPAQPHDSTTPQHADYEEKGVVNSNELESIGYSHEQNEGVSEDHVTSEIRLPPKDCDTQKVNMLGAIEAEYIELREGRTSMHKKHEEKCVSQQSEISSESANQTTLETVSENSNIVSNQDINDNNCNVQKILGIENSSAEISEVIESNNIVENSTDTVHELIESNSNENDNLQATVSGINKGSTLARKGKTRKGKKVKVDWDSLRKSAQVKKKRERTLDTMDSLDYEAVRCADVDEISDAIKDRGMNNMLAERIKEFLNRLVKDHGSIDLEWLRDVPPDKAKEYLLSFRGLGLKSVECVRLLTLHHLAFPVDTNVGRIAVRLGWVPLQPLPESLQLHLLELYPILETIQKYLWPRLCKLDQKTLYELHYQMITFGKVFCTKNKPNCNSCPMKGECRHFASAFASARLSLPATEEKSIVTGTENRTHGQTPTWTTNQPHLSLPPPDDYLQQEFGIQNHDPFVEEPTTPEPIIEVPATPELEQTQQEFDIEDFGEDTEEIPTITLNMEAFTQNLQTYMENNMELADGDMSRALVALTSEAASIPTPKLKNVSQLRTEHQVYELPDSHPLLKGLDKREPDDPCSYLLAIWTPGETAESIQPPKGQCNSQESDTLCHKETCFWCNSMREANSQTVRGTLLIPCRTAMRGSFPLNGTYFQVNEVFADHDSSLNPINVPRSWLWNLPRRTVYFGTSIPTIFRGLTTEGIQYCFWRGFVCVRGFDQKTRAPRPLMARLHFPVSKLKRSRGKPDED from the exons ATGGATATTGGGAGAGATGGTTCATTTCATGGTTATCCAGCTCAAGTTTGGCCTACAATTACCCCTGCAAGTCAAGATTACTCGGACTTGAAGATGAACAGCACAAATGGACTCGATAATGGTTTCAACAATGGCACTATTGGGACGAGTTTTGGTGGCTGGGAGAGTAGTAATTTGTGGTCAGATGATCGAGTTTCGAATACTCATAAACCTGGCTTGTATGACACCCTTTTTATGAATAATATGTGGAGTGGTATTCCTTGTAGTGATCTGCTTGCACTTGCAGACCCTGCTATAGCCGTCACCAGAAAAGGTTCTGGTGACGGATATGACAACATTATTGGTGGCGGCTGTGTCGGTATTGGTCGGGTTGTGTGTGATGACAACGAAGTAAATGTACAGCCGCAGAGTCAGGATGTTGGATGCGTGCCCGATTCACCACAAA ATGAGCATCCTGACGAAACTAGATACTTGTTTGATCTAAATTCAATACCAATATTAACTGAACCAGAGTTGATCACAAGCAGCCCGTCTGAATTACCACCTGTAACGCCAAAGCCAACCAGAAGAGCAGGCCGGCGTGGAAAGTTATCTGATATAATATATTCAACTCAAGTTGAAACAACGGATCAGGACGTGATCAATCTTGAACAACCAGAACTGATCATAGAACAATCACAGAATGATTTGGAGGTCGAGGAAGACTTTGAAGAGGGGTCAAGCGATGATCTATATTTAAAGAAAACACCACAGCTGaaacaaagaacaaaaataagaaagtgTAGAAATCTTGAACAGTCAAAGCTGATCACTGAACAATCACAGGGTGATATTTTGCAATTGGAGATAGATGAAGACTTTGAAGATGGATCGAGTGATGGCctagattttaaaaaaacaccacAGCCTAagcaaagaagaagaagaagaagaagaaagcaCAGAAAAGTTGAACAGCCAAAGGTGATCACGGAACAATCACAGGATGATGTTAGGCAACTGGAGGTAGATGAAGACTTTGAAGAGGGATCAAGCGACAATCTAGATTTAACCAAAACACCACAGCctaaagaaagaagaagaaagcatAGACCAAAAGTGGTAATAGAAGGTCAAACCAAAAGTGCAAACAAGAGAACCCCAAAACCAGATGGTTCAAAgggaaacaaaaaatatgatgcAACAGGAACACCCACAAATAAAGGGACAAATGAAGTGACTGATCGAACCATAAGCCGGCCAGTTAGGAAAACATGTAGGCGAAGAATCAACTTTGGAGACGAATGGGATTTTGAGGGGTCTGACTTTGAGTTCATATTTGAAAGTCAAGTCCTAAGCCCTATAACCCCAGCCAAATCTGAGACAAAGAAGGATGCCGAGAACAAGTGTTCAAAAGCAAAACAGAAAATAGATTTTTCAAGAAGTAATATAGTGAGTCGAGATAATTCTTCCTGTAGTACTAGTGCAGGCTTCAAAAAAGATGCATCGGGGATTTGTTACAAGTCTTTGGAGGCATATCGGTCTAAAATTCCAACATTTCCTTCAACATACAAGAGAAAGAGAACCGAACTGCGTTATACTTCTATTATATCCTGGGCAAAATCCTCTGTATGGTCTCCTGAAAGATTAACACTGAATGGTGTCAATCACCAATCTTACAAGAATATATTGGGATTCGGTAATTTGGAGAACATCCGAAAGAAAAGAAGCAAGGGTATAAAACGGATGCGTGACTTAAAATCGCTAACTCAAATGATAGAGGGTAAACAGCATACCTGCATGGAAGCCCTTGCCGCCGATTTTGGCTTTAATAGAGCAGCAAAGAAACGAACCAAGAGAAACTCTACAATGTCATCATCCTCATACTACAATCACTGGTTCCTCACCAACTATATAG GTTTGCAGTCAAATTTTAGATGGAAAAACACCTATGATATGGATGCATTGATAAACCAATTTGAGAATCTGGGTCTTAAAAATCAAAGGGTGGAACAAGACCAGAAAGCACTTGTGCCATACTTAACAAGATACCAGGAGAAAAAAGCACTTGTACCGTACACAACAAGATACCGGCAGAAGAATAGTGTCGTTTTATATCAACAAAACAGAAGTCTGGTTCCTTTTGAAGATTCTGATTATGAAGAGAAGAGTGGGAAGCTACGCCCTAAAGTTGAGCTTGATGACGAGACAGACAGAGTGTGGAGGCTGTTGCTAGAAGATATAAATAGTCAAGGAATAGATGGGATAGATGAAGATAACTCGAAATACTGGGAAGAAGAACGAAATGTATTTAGTGGAAGAGCGGCTTCGTTCATTGCAAGGATGCACCTTGTTCAAG GGGACAGACGTTTCTCTCGGTGGAAAGGGTCAGTTGTAGACTCTGTTACTGGAGTTTTTCTTACACAGAATGTATCAGATCATCTGTCCAG CTCAGCATTCATAAATCTTGCTGCAAGATATCCCCTAAAGTCAAAGAGTAGCACCGAACCACCTCATGAAGAGAAATCGAGCATATCTGTCAGCGAAATCTGCCAGTTAGATCTAGAAGAAACCACCAGATGGCAAGATAACTCAAATCTGCAGCCAGCTCAGCCTCATGATTCTACAACGCCGCAGCATGCTGATTATGAAGAAAAAGGAGTTGTAAACAGCAACGAATTAGAAAGTATAGGTTATTCACACGAACAGAATGAGGGCGTTTCGGAAGATCATGTTACTTCCGAAATCCGACTTCCTCCCAAAGACTGTGACACACAAAAAGTGAATATGTTAGGAGCCATAGAAGCTGAATATATCGAACTGAGAGAAGGCAGAACAAGTATGCACAAGAAACATGAGGAGAAGTGTGTAAGTCAACAAAGTGAAATATCATCAGAATCTGCAAACCAAACTACACTCGAAACGGTATCGGAGAACTCAAATATTGTTTCAAATCAGGACATCAATGACAATAACTGCAATGTACAGAAAATTTTAGGTATAGAGAATTCATCAGCAGAGATTTCAGAAGTCATTGAAAGCAACAACATAGTGGAGAATTCAACAGATACTGTGCATGAGCTAATCGAGTCAAATTCAAATGAAAATGACAATCTTCAAGCCACTGTTAGTGGTATTAACAAGGGTAGTACTCTAGCAAGAAAAGGTAAAACCAGAAAAGGgaaaaaagtaaaagttgaCTGGGATAGTTTGAGAAAAAGCGCACAAGtcaagaaaaagagagaaagaacaCTGGACACTATGGATTCATTGGACTATGAAGCAGTTAGGTGTGCAGATGTTGATGAAATTTCTGATGCCATTAAGGATAGGGGCATGAACAATATGCTTGCAGAGAGAATTAAG GAGTTTCTGAATCGACTTGTAAAAGACCATGGAAGCATTGATCTTGAATGGTTAAGAGATGTTCCACCTGACAAAGCCAA GGAATATCTGCTAAGCTTTAGAGGTTTGGGCTTAAAAAGTGTGGAGTGTGTGCGGCTACTTACACTTCACCATCTTGCTTTTCCA GTTGATACAAATGTGGGGCGTATAGCTGTACGACTTGGATGGGTCCCACTGCAACCGCTTCCAGAGTCTCTTCAATTGCATCTTTTAGAATT GTATCCAATTTTGGAGACAATCCAAAAGTATTTATGGCCACGACTCTGCAAGCTTGATCAAAAAACTCT GTATGAATTACATTACCAGATGATTACTTTTGGGAAG GTTTTCTGCACGAAGAACAAACCAAATTGCAATTCATGTCCCATGAAAGGAGAGTGTAGACATTTTGCCAGCGCATTTGCAAG TGCAAGGCTTTCACTGCCAGCAACAGAGGAGAAAAGCATTGTAACTGGTACTGAAAACAGGACACATGGTCAAACCCCTACATGGACCACCAATCAACCCCACCTAAGTCTACCGCCACCTGATGACTATCTGCAGCAAGAATTTGGCATACAAAACCATGACCCATTTGTTGAAGAACCAACAACACCAGAACCCATAATTGAG GTACCTGCAACACCAGAACTGGAACAGACACAACAAGAATTTGATATAGAGGACTTCGGAGAAGATACTGAAGAGATCCCAACCATCACACTCAATATGGAAGCTTTTACTCAGAACTTGCAGACTTACATGGAAAATAACATGGAACTTGCAGACGGTGACATGTCAAGAGCCTTAGTTGCCTTAACATCAGAAGCTGCCTCGATCCCTACACCAAAGCTAAAAAACGTGAGCCAGCTAAGAACAGAACACCAAGT CTATGAGCTTCCAGATTCACATCCTCTCTTGAAAGGG CTGGACAAGCGAGAGCCTGATGATCCTTGTTCATACCTTCTTGCAATTTGGACACCTG GTGAAACTGCAGAGTCAATTCAGCCACCAAAAGGACAGTGCAACTCCCAAGAATCTGATACCCTATGTCACAAAGAAACATGCTTCTGGTGTAACAGCATGCGGGAAGCAAACTCACAAACTGTTAGAGGGACACTTTTG ATACCATGTCGAACCGCTATGAGAGGGAGCTTCCCACTCAATGGCACATACTTCCAAGTTAATGAG GTATTTGCAGACCATGACTCTAGCCTAAATCCAATTAATGTTCCCAGATCTTGGTTATGGAATTTACCAAGAAGAACAGTGTACTTTGGAACTTCCATACCGACAATATTTAGAG GCCTGACGACAGAAGGTATCCAGTACTGCTTCTGGAGAG GGTTTGTTTGCGTGCGGGGATTTGACCAAAAAACTCGCGCACCACGTCCACTTATGGCTAGACTACACTTCCCAGTTAGCAAGTTAAAACGCTCAAGAGGAAAGCCTGATGAAGATTAG
- the LOC122605885 gene encoding disease resistance protein RPS4-like gives MNLKSIPNSICELNNLEILYLHNCKKLQKMPDDLGSMEKLEELQLGFTVNTWDLERLPESISFYSLMNLCSLKKLDLSRRQISVEDFPTDFHSFSSLEELHLSANSKLIQLPTSISHLSHLKHLGLNDCTQLQKLNGLPLRIQSLNATRCSALEKIEDLSKEYEWLYKIWLPGCVKLLNNQENERCLDKMLHQSFLQKCAAVGHRFSIAIPGSKIPGWFEEELHGCDIALKLPPKWNSQIMGFAICAVFHGKWFMGERSPKIMFTIEIDGKLIPADSEVDFINAATAATENGNIWITYIPFSFIQNMYCDFPRADWSRIEDNHVMTITYTGIKRAIRCGAQIVYKQDIESIQQGRTSISDYSNVETRHLRGSTHSYIEKYTTNFCSIVSHELSL, from the exons ATGAATCTTAAGAGTATTCCAAACTCTATATGTGAGTTAAATAATCTAGAGATTCTTTATCTCCACAACTGCaagaaactgcaaaaaatgccCGATGACCTCGGAAGCATGGAAAAGTTAGAAGAGCTTCAGCTAGGATTTACGGTCAACACTTGGGACTTAGAAAGGTTACCAGAGTCGATTAGTTTTTATTCTTTAATGAATTTGTGTTCCTTAAAGAAACTAGATCTTAGTCGTAGACAAATCAGTGTCGAAGACTTTCCAACAgattttcattcattttcctCCTTAGAAGAGCTACATTTAAGTGCCAACTCTAAATTAATCCAATTACCAACAAGCATCTCCCATCTTTCTCATCTTAAACACCTGGGGTTGAATGACTGTACCCAACTTCAAAAGTTAAATGGGCTCCCGTTAAGAATACAATCATTAAACGCCACTCGTTGCAGTGCATtagaaaagattgaagatttaTCAAAAGAGTATGAGTGGTTGTATAAGATATGGCTCCCTGGTTGCGTTAAACTCCTAAACAATCAAGAGAATGAACGATGCCTTGATAAGATGCTGCACCAATCTTTCCTTCAG AAATGTGCTGCTGTAGGTCATCGGTTTAGTATAGCTATCCCTGGTAGCAAGATTCCTGGCTGGTTCGAAGAAGAACTACATGGGTGTGATATAGCATTGAAGTTACCTCCCAAATGGAATTCACAAATCATGGGGTTTGCGATATGTGCAGTGTTTCATGGAAAGTGGTTTATGGGGGAACGTTCTCCTAAAATCATGTTCACAATTGAAATAGATGGAAAGCTGATTCCTGCAGATTCAGAGGTTGATTTCATCAATGCAGCTACTGCAGCAACTGAGAATGGGAATATATGGATTACCTATATACCATTTAGCTTCATTCAGAACATGTATTGTGATTTTCCACGCGCAGATTGGTCTCGtattgaagataatcatgtcatgACTATAACATATACAGGTATTAAGCGCGCTATAAGATGCGGGGCACAAATAGTGTATAAACAAGATATCGAGTCCATCCAACAAGGTAGAACTTCCATCTCGGATTATTCCAACGTTGAGACACGTCATCTTCGTGGTAGTACTCACTCTTATATAGAAAAGTATACAACCAATTTTTGTTCGATTGTAAGCCATGAACTTTCACTGTAA